From a single Vitis vinifera cultivar Pinot Noir 40024 chromosome 18, ASM3070453v1 genomic region:
- the LOC132253167 gene encoding TMV resistance protein N-like: protein MDGFSSCSSSMAAKTAAAASSSDWKYAVFLSFRGEDTRNNFTSHLYKALDQKGIETFMDDKKLRTGEEISPILVGAIQRSRCSIIVLSENYASSKWCLEELVEILECKRTKNQRVVPIFYNVDPSHVRNQTGSFGEALSKHEENLKIKGEKLRKWREALTQVANLSGLHSLNK, encoded by the coding sequence ATGGAtggtttttcttcttgttcttcttcaaTGGCTGCAAAGACTGCTGctgctgcttcttcttctgattGGAAGTATGCTGTATTTCTCAGTTTTAGGGGAGAGGACACTCGCAATAATTTTACCAGCCATCTCTACAAGGCATTGGACCAAAAGGGAATCGAAACCTTCATGGATGACAAGAAGCTTAGAACAGGTGAAGAGATATCTCCCATACTTGTTGGAGCAATCCAAAGATCAAGGTGCTCCATCATTGTTCTGTCAGAAAATTATGCATCCTCCAAGTGGTGTCTAGAAGAACTTGTGGAGATACTAGAGTGCAAAAGAACTAAAAACCAGAGGGTGGTGCCCATTTTCTATAACGTGGATCCATCACATGTTCGGAACCAGACTGGAAGCTTTGGAGAAGCCTTGTCTAAGCATGAAGAGAATTTGAAGATCAAGGGGGAGAAGCTGCGGAAGTGGAGGGAGGCTCTGACTCAAGTCGCTAATTTATCTGGTTTGCATTCCCTGAATAAGTAA
- the LOC104882771 gene encoding disease resistance protein RUN1 → MAASSSQLGCDVHLSTALSASMAAPSFASSQWSYDVFLSFRGEDTRFTFAAHLYEALDRKGVNTFFDDHKIRRGESISPTLVRAIEGSRSSIIILSQNYASSTWCLEELVKILECRKTMGQLVLPVFYNVDPSDVRKHKQSFGKALVKHEKTLKQNMDKVKNWREALSEVANLAGWNSQNKSEPTFIEEIVIDVLKRLFELSSIDAKRLVKEDSCIPKNKMVPNPHLTTFHIAGHFGISARGRRPLKNVNKLVSQKYSEVCSLIENVGEELIELPEKFVSEIFDSSNDSDLDDDDLSLENVKSMLTNVWTNL, encoded by the exons ATGGCTGCGTCTTCTTCTCAGTTGGGTTGTGATGTTCATCTCTCTACTGCTCTATCTGCTTCCATGGCGGCACCTTCTTTTGCTTCTTCCCAATGGAGTTATGATGTGTTCCTTAGTTTTAGAGGAGAAGACACCCGCTTTACCTTCGCTGCTCATCTCTACGAGGCCTTGGACAGGAAAGGAGTCAACACATTCTTTGATGACCACAAGATTAGGAGAGGCGAATCCATATCTCCAACACTTGTAAGAGCAATTGAAGGATCAAGGTCTTCTATCATAATTCTCTCTCAAAACTATGCGAGTTCAACTTGGTGCTTAGAGGAACTTGTCAAGATACTAGAATGCAGGAAAACCATGGGACAACTGGTTCTGCCCGTTTTCTACAATGTGGATCCATCAGATGTGCGAAAACACAAACAGAGCTTTGGAAAGGCCTTGgttaaacatgaaaaaactttgaagcAGAATATGGATAAGGTGAAGAATTGGAGGGAGGCTCTTAGTGAAGTTGCCAATTTAGCCGGCTGGAATTCCCAGAATAA GTCTGAGCCTACGTTTATCGAGGAAATCGTTATTGATGTTTTGAAAAGATTGTTCGAATTATCCTCAATTGATGCAAAGCGCCTAGTAAAAGAAGATTCTTGTAtaccaaaaaacaaaatggTACCAAATCCACACTTAACCACTTTCCACATTGCAGGACATTTTGGCATAAGTGCTAGAGGTAGGAGGCCACTcaaaaatgttaataaattaGTTTCCCAAAAATATTCCGAAGTTTGCTCACTCATTGAAAATGTTGGGGAAGAATTAATTGAGTTACCAGAGAAATTTGTTTCTGAAATATTTGACTCATCAAATGACTCAGACTTAGACGATGATGACTTAAGCTTAGAGAACGTGAAATCCATGTTAACAAATGTATGGACAAATCTATGA
- the LOC104882770 gene encoding disease resistance protein RUN1, with protein sequence MASSSSSDREFDVFLSFRGTDTRNTFTGHLNTALKSKGIRTFIDDKELRRGEDISSTLFTTIEKSRCSIVVLSEAYATSKWCLEELVKILECKRTIKQRVVPIFYHVDPSDVRGQGGSFGQAMDAHKKNLKIEEKQLQRWSAALTEVGNLSGWDLGNKSEAQLIQDIVADISKYLNCASSNDAQNLVGVDSCIKELESLLCFESTDVRMIGICGMSGIGKTALARSIYEQFSDKFEGCCFLTNVGNVEREGTDYWKKELLSSVLKDNDIDVTITSIKTRLGSKKVLIVVDNVSHQLTMKTLIGKHDWFGPQSRIIITTRNKRFLSGMDAVYEVQKLQDDKAIELFNHCAFRKDHPAESFKRFSLRFIAYAQGLPLALEVLGSSLYKKDQDYWKSKLDELEKTLDNEIHGVLQKSFDELNDNEKDIFLDIACFFKCSNKDHIMKILESCNLFPGSGIENLIDRFLITISCEKLEMHDLLQKMGWKIVTQTSKEPGKRSRLWMQDDICHVLEKNTGTKEVKGIFLNLFGLKEIHFTTEAFARMNRLRLLEVYESNLSDDSDSESTSRKRKCKVRFSDDFKFHSDELRYLYWHEYPLQTLPSHFKPKNLVCLCMPYSQITEPWKGSQVCENLKFLDLSNSKFLMETPDFSRITNLEELVLDGCTNLCHLHSSLGRLRKLAFLSVSNCIKLRDFPAIYKLVSLQTLDLSGCSNLQKFPDISQHMPCLSKLYLDGTAITEIPASIAYASELVLLDLTNCKELKFLPSSIPKLTLLRILTLSGCSKLGKLDLHDCRRLQTLPLLPPSVRILNASNCTSLESILPESVFMSFRGCLFGNCLRLMKYPSTMEPHIRSMATHVDQERWRSTYDEEYPSFAGIPFSNVVPGSGIPDWFRDRREGHDINIEVHQNWYSSTPGSNNNFLGLALSAVVAPQDGFLGRGWYPYCDLYTQNDPKSESSHICSFTDGRTYQLEHTPIESDHLWLAYVPSFFSFSCEKWSCIKFSFGTSGECVVKSCGVCPVYIKDTTNDHNKPMGSAYTDMNDSVLQATRIRSVGNSRTDSHAPDPERLERQRNLPKSRTRIDRNIQVSIPSGSARKFEVSIPSGSAHEFEVSIPSGSAHEFEVEVTVTLS encoded by the exons ATggcgtcttcttcttcttctgatCGGGAGTTTGACGTGTTTCTTAGTTTTAGAGGAACGGATACTCGCAATACTTTTACTGGTCATCTCAATACAGCCTTAAAGAGTAAAGGAATTAGGACCTTTATCGATGATAAGGAGCTCAGAAGAGGGGAGGACATTTCTTCAACACTTTTTACAACAATAGAAAAATCAAGGTGCTCAATAGTTGTTCTGTCAGAAGCTTATGCAACTTCCAAATGGTGCTTAGAGGAACTGGTAAAGATATTGGAGTGCAAGAGAACCATAAAACAGAGGGTTGTGCCCATTTTCTACCATGTGGACCCGTCGGATGTTCGGGGACAGGGCGGAAGTTTCGGACAAGCCATGGATGCACacaaaaagaatttgaaaatcgAGGAGAAGCAGTTGCAGAGGTGGTCGGCGGCTCTCACTGAAGTTGGCAATTTATCCGGCTGGGACTTGGGAAATAA GTCTGAGGCTCAGCTCATTCAGGATATTGTTGCagatatttcaaaatatttaaattgtgCATCCTCAAATGATGCTCAGAACCTAGTGGGAGTTGACTCCTGCATAAAGGAATTGGAATCACTCTTGTGTTTTGAGTCAACTGATGTTCGCATGATTGGAATTTGCGGTATGAGTGGCATAGGCAAGACTGCCCTTGCCAGAAGTATTTATGAACAGTTTTCGGACAAATTTGAAGGTTGTTGTTTTCTTACTAATGTTGGAAATGTGGAAAGAGAAGGAACCGACTATTGGAAAAAGGAACTTCTTTCAAGTGTATTGAAGGACAATGATATAGATGTGACAATCACTTCAATAAAGACAAGACTTGGCTCTAAAAAAGTTCTTATTGTTGTTGATAATGTGAGCCACCAATTGACAATGAAAACGTTAATTGGAAAACATGATTGGTTTGGTCCTCAAAGTAGGATCATTATAACAACTAGGAACAAAAGGTTTCTAAGTGGAATGGATGCAGTGTATGAAGTCCAGAAATTGCAGGATGATAAAGCGATTGAGCTCTTTAATCATTGTGCCTTTAGAAAGGACCATCCTGCAGAAAGTTTTAAGAGGTTCTCTCTCCGTTTTATAGCTTATGCTCAAGGTCTTCCATTAGCTCTCGAGGTTTTAGGTTCttctttatataaaaaggaCCAAGACTATTGGAAAAGTAAATTGGATGAGCTAGAAAAGACCCTTGACAATGAAATTCATGGAGTACTTCAAAAAAGTTTTGATGAGTTAAATGATAATGAGAAGGATATATTTCTAGATATTGCATGTTTCTTCAAATGCAGCAACAAAGATCATATAATGAAAATACTTGAGAGTTGCAACTTGTTTCCCGGGAGTGGAATAGAAAATCTCATTGATAGATTTCTCATAACTATTTCTTGTGAGAAGTTGGAGATGCAtgatttattacaaaaaatgggATGGAAAATTGTTACTCAGACTTCGAAAGAGCCTGGGAAACGTAGCAGATTGTGGATGCAGGATGATATTTGTCATGTATTGGAAAAAAATACG GGAACCAAAGAAGTTAAAGGCATATTCCTCAACCTGTTTGGTTTGAAGGAAATACACTTTACCACTGAAGCCTTTGCGAGGATGAACAGGCTTAGATTACTAGAAGTCTATGAGTCTAACCTGTCGGATGACTCTGACTCCGAAAGTACCTCGAGGAAGAGGAAATGTAAAGTGCGCTTTTCTGATGACTTTAAATTTCATTCCGATGAGTTGAGGTATTTATATTGGCATGAATATCCTCTGCAAACATTGCCATCTCATTTTAAGCCCAAGAATCTTGTCTGCCTCTGCATGCCTTATAGCCAGATTACTGAGCCCTGGAAAGGAAGTCAG gtttgtgaaaatttaaaatttttggatctCAGTAACTCCAAATTCCTAATGGAAACTCCAGATTTCTCAAGGATCACCAATCTTGAAGAGCTGGTTCTGGATGGTTGTACTAATTTATGTCACCTTCACTCGTCCCTTGGACGCCTGAGGAAACTCGCTTTCTTGAGTGTGAGCAACTGCATAAAACTTAGGGATTTTCCAGCCATCTATAAGTTGGTATCCCTTCAAACTCTGGATCTCTCTGGTTGCTCAAATCTACAGAAATTTCCAGATATCTCACAGCATATGCCATGCTTATCCAAGTTGTATTTAGATGGGACTGCTATAACAGAAATCCCAGCCTCAATTGCGTATGCCAGTGAGCTCGTTCTATTGGATTTAACAAACTGCAAAGAGCTCAAGTTTCTTCCAAGTAGCATTCCTAAATTGACACTTCTTCGTATCCTTACGCTATCTGGCTGCTCAAAACTTGGAAA GCTTGACTTGCACGATTGCAGGAGGCTTCAGACATTGCCCTTGCTTCCACCAAGTGTACGAATTCTAAATGCAAGTAATTGCACGTCCCTGGAATCAATCCTCCCTGAATCAGTTTTCATGTCTTTTAGAGGCTGTCTATTTGGTAATTGCCTCCGACTCATGAAGTACCCAAGTACAATGGAGCCTCATATACGAAGTATGGCAACCCATGTTGATCAGGAAAGATGGAGGTCCACTTATGATGAA GAATACCCATCTTTTGCTGGTATCCCATTCAGCAATGTCGTTCCTGGGAGTGGAATACCTGATTGGTTCAGGGATCGTAGGGAAGGGCATGACATAAATATAGAGGTACACCAAAATTGGTATAGCAGCACCCCAGGAAGTAATAATAATTTCCTGGGATTGGCTCTTTCTGCTGTTGTAGCACCCCAGGATGGGTTCCTTGGAAGGGGTTGGTATCCATACTGCGACTTGTACACCCAAAATGATCCTAAATCCGAATCCAGTCACATATGTTCCTTCACTGATGGCCGCACTTACCAACTTGAACATACTCCAATTGAGTCAGATCATCTATGGCTAGCGTATGTACCATCATTTTTTAGCTTCAGTTGTGAGAAATGGAGTTGCATTAAGTTTTCATTTGGTACAAGCGGGGAATGCGTTGTGAAGAGCTGTGGAGTTTGCCCAGTGTACATTAAAGACACCACAAATGATCATAACAAGCCCATGGGAAGTGCCTACACAGATATGAACGATTCAGTATTGCAAGCTACCAGAATCCGAAGCGTTGGAAACTCTCGTACTGACTCACATGCCCCGGACCCAGAAAGGCTTGAGAGGCAGCGAAATCTTCCAAAATCACGGACTAGAATTGACCGCAACATTCAAGTAAGCATTCCGAGTGGAAGTGCCCGCAAATTCGAAGTAAGCATTCCGAGTGGAAGTGCCCACGAATTCGAAGTAAGCATTCCGAGTGGAAGTGCCCACGAATTCGAAGTAGAAGTTACCGTAACCTTGTCATAA